A window of the Helianthus annuus cultivar XRQ/B chromosome 4, HanXRQr2.0-SUNRISE, whole genome shotgun sequence genome harbors these coding sequences:
- the LOC110935506 gene encoding probable phospholipid-transporting ATPase 5: MKQICISTNVDILKQDSKKAVKENIELQITNATQMIKLEKDPHAAFALIIDGKTLTYALEEDLKHDFLNLAVDCASVICCRVSPKQKAMVTRLVKEGTGKTTLAIGDGANDVGMIQEADIGVGISGVEGMQAVMASDFAIAQFRFLERLLVVHGH, translated from the exons ATGAAGCAAATATGTATATCAACAAATGTCGACATTCTAAAACAAGATTCCAAAAAG GCTGTGAAGGAGAACATTGAATTGCAAATCACTAATGCAACTCAAATGATTAAGCTTGAAAAGGACCCACACGCTGCATTTGCGTTGATTATCGATGGAAAGACTTTAACTTACGCTTTAGAGGAAGATTTGAAACATGATTTCTTGAATTTAGCCGTTGATTGTGCTTCTGTTATATGTTGTCGTGTTTCTCCTAAACAAAAAGCCATG GTTACAAGATTGGTGAAAGAAGGCACGGGGAAAACGACTTTAGCTATTGGAGACGGTGCGAATGATGTTGGAATGATTCAAGAAGCGGATATTGGTGTCGGAATAAGTGGTGTTGAAGGAATGCAG GCTGTGATGGCTAGTGATTTTGCTATTGCGCAGTTTCGGTTTCTTGAGAGACTTCTAGTTGTACACGGTCACTAG
- the LOC110935395 gene encoding probable phospholipid-transporting ATPase 7, translating into MKANKIAADCCLRFPVDANGRGGCSERILLAFCCTSMAVNSGLNFVEERNRAYLFVRGILLLKNPKEDKNWSFKLLNLLDFTSKRKRMSVIVQDETGQILLLCKGADSIIFERLAKNGRRFEEATTKHLNDYGEAGLRTLALAYKKLEESEYISWNEEFTKAKTAIGGDREAMLERVSDMMEKDLILVGATAVEKVPQCIDKLAQAGLKIWVLTGDKIETAIDIG; encoded by the exons ATGAAGGCGAATAAGATTGCGGCGGATTGTTGTTTGCGGTTTCCGGTGGATGCAAATGGCCGTGGTGGGTGTTCGGAGAGAATATTATTGGCGTTTTGTTGCACGTCAATGGCTGTG AATTCGGGTTTGAATTTTGTAGAAGAACGCAATCGAGCATATTTGTTCGTGAGAGGAATCCTTCTTCTCAAGAACCCAAAAGAGGATAAAAACT GGAGTTTTAAACTTCTAAATCTTTTGGATTTTACAAGTAAAAGAAAACGGATGTCAGTTATCGTTCAGGACGAGACCGGACAAATTCTTTTATTGTGCAAAGGCGCCGACAG CATAATCTTTGAACGCTTAGCAAAAAATGGAAGAAGGTTTGAGGAGGCTACTACAAAGCATTTAAATGATTACGGGGAAGCCGGTTTACGTACGCTTGCGCTTGCGTATAAAAAACTCGAAGAATCCGAGTACATATCGTGGAATGAGGAATTTACAAAAGCAAAAACTGCGATTGGTGGTGACAGGGAGGCGATGCTTGAACGCGTTTCGGACATGATGGAAAAAGATTTGATTCTTGTTGGTGCAACGGCTGTCGAAAAA GTGCCTCAATGTATCGATAAATTAGCACAAGCTGGTCTTAAGATATGGGTATTAACAGGGGATAAAATAGAAACTGCAATCGACATAGGGTAA